In Alteromonas mediterranea DE, a single genomic region encodes these proteins:
- a CDS encoding multiubiquitin domain-containing protein — MQPSIQQDHSKKKDKIFEIIVNGRMKSVEDKFLTFVEIVKLAFGEFKECQNQIYTMTFKRGVGKKEGSLVLGDKVRIKDGVIFNVTATNKS, encoded by the coding sequence ATGCAACCTAGTATTCAGCAAGACCATTCGAAGAAAAAAGATAAGATCTTCGAAATTATTGTGAACGGAAGGATGAAATCTGTAGAAGATAAATTCCTAACATTCGTAGAGATCGTCAAATTGGCATTTGGTGAATTCAAAGAATGTCAAAATCAGATATATACCATGACTTTCAAACGTGGAGTCGGAAAAAAAGAGGGTAGCCTGGTTTTGGGCGATAAAGTCAGGATCAAAGATGGAGTGATTTTCAATGTCACAGCAACTAATAAATCTTAG
- a CDS encoding ThiF family adenylyltransferase: MSQQLINLSPDLLRLQNEGYEITVKDAHAVISNIPYVDSSKQIRFGTLVSDLTLRGNITCRPSSHVMYFLGVQPCNKDGSPIQQIIHSCRKVRLTTDISPDMSFSNKPRSGYTDYYHKFTQYISIITAPAYSLDPNVKAKTFKPVLTPEESEVFNYIDTNSGRAGITAISSTLKEQKIGVIGLGGTGSYILDFVAKTPVQEIHLFDADDFVQHNAFRSPGAASLSELRERQSKVDYHKSRYQKMHRGIVSHACFIDEDNVDMLRGLDFVFISIDEGSAKKVIFNYLTAQKIAFVDVGIGIEVANDKLTGILRTTLSTPDKNSHVDNYVPYQTGEEDEYASNIQISELNALNAVLAVIKWKKVCGYYHDHIKEYNSTYTINAHMLVGEEEFAA, encoded by the coding sequence ATGTCACAGCAACTAATAAATCTTAGCCCTGATTTACTCAGGCTCCAAAACGAAGGTTATGAAATAACTGTCAAAGACGCACATGCTGTTATTTCTAACATTCCATACGTCGATAGCAGTAAGCAAATCAGGTTTGGCACTTTAGTGTCAGACCTGACCCTTCGGGGCAACATAACGTGTAGACCTTCAAGCCACGTGATGTATTTTCTGGGTGTCCAACCTTGCAATAAAGATGGTTCTCCAATTCAACAGATAATACATAGTTGCAGAAAAGTTCGATTGACTACTGATATATCGCCAGACATGTCATTTTCGAACAAACCACGCAGTGGTTATACTGACTACTATCATAAATTCACTCAATATATATCCATAATTACTGCACCAGCCTACTCGCTAGACCCCAACGTTAAGGCTAAAACGTTCAAGCCTGTACTTACTCCTGAAGAATCTGAAGTATTTAATTACATCGATACCAATTCAGGTAGAGCGGGTATTACTGCTATATCGTCAACATTGAAAGAACAGAAAATCGGCGTTATCGGTTTAGGCGGAACAGGTTCTTACATTTTAGATTTCGTAGCAAAAACCCCAGTGCAAGAAATTCATTTGTTCGATGCGGATGACTTCGTTCAGCACAATGCATTTAGGTCACCTGGAGCGGCATCGCTTTCAGAATTACGGGAAAGACAATCCAAGGTAGACTATCACAAATCTCGCTATCAAAAGATGCACAGGGGAATTGTTAGTCATGCCTGCTTCATTGATGAAGACAATGTAGATATGCTGCGTGGCCTCGATTTTGTATTTATTAGTATTGATGAAGGCTCTGCAAAGAAAGTCATTTTTAATTACCTGACTGCTCAGAAAATTGCTTTCGTTGACGTAGGAATAGGGATTGAAGTTGCTAATGACAAATTAACAGGCATCCTAAGGACAACCCTCAGTACACCTGATAAAAATTCCCATGTTGATAACTATGTTCCCTATCAAACTGGAGAAGAAGACGAATATGCCTCTAACATTCAGATATCTGAGCTAAATGCTCTTAACGCCGTACTTGCCGTTATTAAATGGAAAAAGGTTTGTGGCTATTATCACGACCACATTAAAGAATATAACTCTACGTATACGATAAATGCGCATATGTTAGTTGGGGAGGAAGAATTTGCAGCATAA
- a CDS encoding DUF6527 family protein codes for MFISLEYGTCVHLCGCGCKNEVVTPLSPSDWKLTYDGETISLHPSIGNWSFDCRSHYFVKNNKISWCKYSGDALTRKAQRALEQPKNKSVFSKLKQLYNRYFC; via the coding sequence TTGTTTATATCTCTGGAGTACGGCACTTGTGTTCATTTATGTGGATGTGGTTGTAAAAACGAAGTTGTAACTCCGCTAAGTCCGTCAGACTGGAAGCTTACTTATGATGGGGAAACGATATCGTTGCATCCATCGATAGGTAACTGGTCTTTCGATTGCAGATCACATTATTTTGTAAAAAATAATAAAATCTCATGGTGCAAATATTCTGGTGATGCATTGACGCGGAAGGCTCAGCGAGCTTTGGAGCAACCAAAGAATAAATCTGTATTTAGTAAACTCAAGCAGCTATACAACAGATACTTTTGTTAG